From the Streptomyces sp. Sge12 genome, the window CGACCGGCGGCGGGGCACACGGCTCCGCCTTTTCTTCGACATAAAGAGTGAGTGGTCAACCACTCAGAGAGGATTTGCCGTGCACACCGCCCCCACCCGCCGCCCCGGAGCGGCACTCGCCGCCCTGGCGGGAGCGCAGTTCACCGTCATGCTCGCCACCTCGATCGTGAACGTGGCCCTGCCGCAGATCCGCGACGGCGTCGGGCTGTCGGACAACGGCACCACGTGGGTGGTCAACGCCTACGGCCTGGCCTTCGGCGCGCTGCTGCTGGCCGGTGGCAGGGCGGCCGACCTCATCGGCCGGCGCCGGGTGCTGCTCGCGGGGATCGCGCTGTTCGGCGCCGCGTCCCTGGCGGCGGGGCTGGCCACCTCCTCCCCGGTCCTGATCGCGGCCCGCGCGGTCCAGGGACTGGGCGCGGCGGCGATCGCCCCCGCAGCGCTGGCCCTGGTGATGGACCTGTTCCCGCCGGGCCCCGGACGGGGCAGGGCCCTGGGAGTGTGGGGCGCCGTGTCCGGCGCGGGCGGCGCGGCCGGAGTCCTCCTCGGCGGCGTCCTCACCGAGGCGTGGGGCTGGCAGTGGATCTTCCACGCCGTCGCCATCGGCACCCTCCCGGTCCTGGCCGGCGTCGCCGTGAGCGTGCCGCGGACCCCCGTCACCGGCGGCGGCCGGTTCGACCTGCCCGGCAGCATCACGGTCACCCTCGCGCTGACCTCCCTGGTGTGGGGCCTGACCACGGCCCGCCGGTCGGGCTGGACGGACACCTCCGTCCTCGGAGCCTTCGCCCTCACCGCGGTGCTGGCGGGCGCGTTCGTCCTGGTCGAACGCCACCACCCGAACCCGCTGCTGCCGCCACGCCTGTTCCGCACCGGTCGCGTCACCGCCGGCAATCTGCTGATGGCCCTGCTGGGCTCGGTGTGGATCGCCCTGTTCTTCTTCCTTCCGCTCTACCAGCAGCAGGTCCTCGGCTCCAGCCCGCTGGCCGCAGGACTGGGCCAACTCCCGCTGGCCGCGGCCAACATGCTGGGCTCCACCCTCGCTCCGCGGATCTCCCGCCGGATCGGCGCCACCGCGACGGTGACCACCGCCCTGCTGACCGAGGCGGCCGGGCTGCTGTGGCTGACCCGGATCAGCGCCCACGGCAGCTACCTCACCGACGTACTCGGCCCGAGCACCCTGATCGGCCTGGGCCTGAGCATCGCCTTCGTCCAGCTCACCGCCCTGTCCGTGGAGGGCGTCCCCGGGCAGGACGCCGGGCTCGCCGGCGGCCTGGTGAACACCACCCGGCAGGTCGGCGGCGCGATCGGACTCGCCGTCCTGGCCACCCTCGCCGGTACGACCACCGCCCACGCGGCGGCGCACCAGCCGCACCTCGAAGCGCTCACCGCCGGCTACCGCACCGCCTTCGGCATCTCCTCCGCCGTCCTCGCGGCCACCGCCGTCCTCACCCTGCTCCTCATCCGTACGGGCACCCGTCGCCCCGCGGCCGTTCCTGCCGCCGCGGCCCCGCGCCCGTAACCACCGCACGTCCACCCGACCGAGAGGAAGAACGCGCATGTTCACCATCGACGAGACCGCACCCGTCATCGTCCGCCTGTCCCTCATGATCGACGCCCCGCTGGAGCGGGTCTGGGAGCTGCACACCCGGATCGACGACTGGCCGAGCTGGAACGCCGACATCGACCGGGCCGTGCTCGACGGCCCGCTGGCACCGGGCAGCTCCTTCGGCTGGAAGGCGCACGGCCTGGACATCACCTCCACCGTCCTGGAGGTCGTCCCCGGTGAGCGGGTGGTCTGGGGCGGCCCGGCCGGCGGTATCGACGGGGTCCACGTGTGGACCTTCGAGCGGGCCGGGAGCCGGGTGCGGGTCCGTACCGAGGAGTCGTGGAGCGGCGCCCCCGTCGACGCCGCGGCCGACGAGCTCAAAGCGGCCCTGCACGACTCGCTGACCGCCTGGCTCAGCGGCCTCAAGGCCCGTGCCGAGCAGGCCTGCTGAGGCCCCGTACCGGTAGCTCCGCGGCCACCCCCGCATCTACCGCCCGCACGCACCGCCCGCACACCCACCCTCCACGTACCCACACACTGAGCGAGGTTCCTGCCATGACCGCCGACAAGCCCTACCTGACCGGCCACTACGCCCCGGCCGTCGACGAGACCACCGCCACCGAACTGACCGTCGAGGGCTCCCTGCCGCCGGAGCTGACCGGGCGGCTGATCCGCAACAGCCACAACCCCAAGGCCGGCGTCACCCCCGCCCACTGGTTCAAGGGCAGCGGCATGGTCCACGGGATCCGGCTGCGCGAGGGCCGCGCCGAGTGGTACCGCAACCGCTGGGTGCACACCCCCGCCCTGGACGGCGCCCCCTACATGACCGAGCACGGCCCCGACCTGGCCGCCAGCACCGCCGGCACCCACGTCATCGAACACGCCGGACGCCTCCTCGCCCTGTGCGAGGCGAACCTCCCCTTCGAACTCACCCCCGAGCTGGAGACGGTCGGCGCCCACGACTTCGGCGGCAAGCTGCGCAGCGCCATGACCGCGCACCCCAAGACGGACCCGGTCACCGGCGAGCTGCACTTCTTCGGCTCCTCGCCCTTCCCGCCCCACCTCATGTACTACGTCGCCGACGCCAACGGCCACATCACCCACAGCGCCGAGGTCCCGGGGGCGAGCGCCGCCCTCAAGCACGACTTCGCCATCACCCGCCACTACGTGGTCTTCATCGAGGGCACCGTCACCTTCGATCCCGCCGAGCACTCCGGTATCCCCTACGGCTGGAACGACGCGCAGCCGGCCAGGATCGGCGTCATGCCCCGCGGGCCCCGGGGCGCCGGGCTGATCCGCTGGTTCCCCATCGAGCCGGGCAGCATGCTGCACGCCGCCAACGCGTACGAGGACGCCGCCGGCCGCATCGTGCTGGAGGGCCCGACCGTCGACCGGGAGGGCTTCCGGCTCTCGTGGAACTGGTGGGTCGGCGCCCCGGGCCGCGGCACCGAGCCCAATGCCCTTTCCTACAACCGCCGATGGGTCATCGACCTGGCCGCGGGCAGCGTCGACGAGCAGACCACCGACGATCTCGCGATCGAATTCCCCACGCTCAACGAGGAGTTCCTCGGGTCCGAGCACCGCTACCAGTACGCGATCTCCTTCCCCGACCAGGACGGCCAGGGCGGCTACGGCATCGTCAAGTACGACCGCACCACCGGCTCCCGTGACATCAAGGAGGTAGGCGACGCCCGCCTGCCCGGCGAGGCCGTGTTCGTCCCCGCCGCCGGCGCCACCCGAGAGGACGACGGCTACCTGCTCACCGTCGTCTCCGACCTCAAGCAGGACGCCTCGCAGCTCCTGGTCCTGGACGCCTCCGACCTCGGCCGGGTGGCCACCGTCCACCTGCCGCGCCGCGTCACCGCCGGCATCCACGGCTCCTGGATCCCCGACAGCGCCCTGGACGGCTCCGAGACCGACCGCTGACCGCTCGGCGCTGATCACAGCACTGACCACCGTGCCCCGGGGATCCCCTCCCCCGGGGCACGGTCCCGCTACTGGAGCCGGGACAGGTCGACCGAGTCGGCCGGCGCCGGGGGCCGGGCCTCGACGGGCTCGTCGAAGGCGGAGAAGGTCGCTGTCACCGCGTCACCGGACTTCTCGGTGCCCTGGACCCGGAGCAGGTACGGCTCGCCCTCGGTGGAGACCTGGTAGGTGCCGGTCCTGCCCTCGCTCCGGCTGTCGACCGTGATCGCGGGCCGACCGTCGACGGTGCTCCGGGCGCCCTTGACCAGCTGTTCGCTCGCCGGCTTCGAGGAGAATTCCTTCTTGAAGAAGTCCAGGTCGCAGATCTGGGCGAATTCGCTCAACATCGGGCTGTTCGTGGTGCCGTGCAGGTATCGGCCGTTGACCAGCGCGACCGTGTCGTCACCCCCGGCACCCGGTACCTGGGCCTTCAGCAGGGCGTCGTCGAGCTTCATCCAGACATCGTTGCCGCGTTTGATGATGTCGGCCCGGCCCATGTCGCCGGCCGGCGTGACGCTACCGACGCAGTTGCCCTGCTCGTCGAAGCGGAGATCGAGGGCGGTGGTGCCCGACGTATTGGTCACCTTGCCCACCAGTCGCATCGAGGTGACGCCGGCCATGGCCTCGCGCGAGGCCTGGGCGATGGCCTGGGCGCTCTCGTCGGCGATGCCGTTGTCGTCGGCCCCGGCGGCGCCCCCGCCAGCGAGGACCAGCAGGCAGGCGGCTCCGGCGGTCGCGCAGCGGACCGCGGTGGCCCGGTATGCGGTCATCGGGCATTACCTCCCTCGGGCTGCTTCCGGACGGCGCGTGCAGCACCGCTCCTCGGGGGCAGCCGGTCACCTGATCAGCGTAGGTCCGCGTCGCGGTGGGCGCAGTCCGGGCGTCCGGCCGGCGGACCGGTGTGGCAGGGGTGGCCGATTTCGGCCGGTCCCGGACGGGGCGGGCCCGGTGTCGGGCAGCATGGGGCCCGATCACGTCCCCCGCAACACCGCCGATGGAGGATTGGATGACCGGTTCCGCGTCCTTGCCGCCGATGAGGGCACGCCTCGCCGTGGCCCTGACGGCCGCCGTCACCGCTCTCACGCTGACCGGGGCCGTCCCCGCCGCGGCGAGCGCACCGCCACCGGAGGCGAAGGCTCCGGCCGCATTCACGGCACTGGGCTCGGTCGACCCGACGATCCTCCAGGAGATGCGGTACGTACGTCCGCACAACTTCGTCGGCGAGCCGGTCGACGGCTACCGCCAGCCCGTCTGCATCCTGACCCGCCCGGCCGCCGAGGCCCTGCACCGGGCCCAGGTCCGCCTGCTGCGCCAGGGGTACTCGCTCAAGGTGTACGACTGCTACCGGCCGCAGCGGGCCGTCGACCACTTCGTACGGTGGGCGAAGGACCTCGGCGACGAGCGGCGCAAGGCGGAGTTCTATCCGCGCGTCGAGAAGTCCCGGCTGTTCGAGGACGGCTACATCGCCGAGAAGTCGGGACACAGCCGGGGCAGCACCATGGACGTGACGATCGTGCGGCTGCCGGCCCTTCCGGTGCCCCGCCCGCGGCCGGGGCCGGAATCGGTGCCCTGCTACGCGCCCCGGTCGGAGCGGTACCCGGACAACTCGGTGGACATGGGCACGGGTTTCGACTGCTTCGACACGCTGTCGCACACCGACGACCCGCGCATCCAGGGGGTGCAGCGCGCGA encodes:
- a CDS encoding MFS transporter; its protein translation is MHTAPTRRPGAALAALAGAQFTVMLATSIVNVALPQIRDGVGLSDNGTTWVVNAYGLAFGALLLAGGRAADLIGRRRVLLAGIALFGAASLAAGLATSSPVLIAARAVQGLGAAAIAPAALALVMDLFPPGPGRGRALGVWGAVSGAGGAAGVLLGGVLTEAWGWQWIFHAVAIGTLPVLAGVAVSVPRTPVTGGGRFDLPGSITVTLALTSLVWGLTTARRSGWTDTSVLGAFALTAVLAGAFVLVERHHPNPLLPPRLFRTGRVTAGNLLMALLGSVWIALFFFLPLYQQQVLGSSPLAAGLGQLPLAAANMLGSTLAPRISRRIGATATVTTALLTEAAGLLWLTRISAHGSYLTDVLGPSTLIGLGLSIAFVQLTALSVEGVPGQDAGLAGGLVNTTRQVGGAIGLAVLATLAGTTTAHAAAHQPHLEALTAGYRTAFGISSAVLAATAVLTLLLIRTGTRRPAAVPAAAAPRP
- a CDS encoding SRPBCC family protein; this translates as MFTIDETAPVIVRLSLMIDAPLERVWELHTRIDDWPSWNADIDRAVLDGPLAPGSSFGWKAHGLDITSTVLEVVPGERVVWGGPAGGIDGVHVWTFERAGSRVRVRTEESWSGAPVDAAADELKAALHDSLTAWLSGLKARAEQAC
- a CDS encoding carotenoid oxygenase family protein; protein product: MTADKPYLTGHYAPAVDETTATELTVEGSLPPELTGRLIRNSHNPKAGVTPAHWFKGSGMVHGIRLREGRAEWYRNRWVHTPALDGAPYMTEHGPDLAASTAGTHVIEHAGRLLALCEANLPFELTPELETVGAHDFGGKLRSAMTAHPKTDPVTGELHFFGSSPFPPHLMYYVADANGHITHSAEVPGASAALKHDFAITRHYVVFIEGTVTFDPAEHSGIPYGWNDAQPARIGVMPRGPRGAGLIRWFPIEPGSMLHAANAYEDAAGRIVLEGPTVDREGFRLSWNWWVGAPGRGTEPNALSYNRRWVIDLAAGSVDEQTTDDLAIEFPTLNEEFLGSEHRYQYAISFPDQDGQGGYGIVKYDRTTGSRDIKEVGDARLPGEAVFVPAAGATREDDGYLLTVVSDLKQDASQLLVLDASDLGRVATVHLPRRVTAGIHGSWIPDSALDGSETDR
- a CDS encoding M15 family metallopeptidase is translated as MTGSASLPPMRARLAVALTAAVTALTLTGAVPAAASAPPPEAKAPAAFTALGSVDPTILQEMRYVRPHNFVGEPVDGYRQPVCILTRPAAEALHRAQVRLLRQGYSLKVYDCYRPQRAVDHFVRWAKDLGDERRKAEFYPRVEKSRLFEDGYIAEKSGHSRGSTMDVTIVRLPALPVPRPRPGPESVPCYAPRSERYPDNSVDMGTGFDCFDTLSHTDDPRIQGVQRANRDRLKSALAAEGFVNLPEEWWHFTYKPELFPDTYFDFPVAYRSVLGHRP